One genomic window of Evansella cellulosilytica DSM 2522 includes the following:
- the resB gene encoding cytochrome c biogenesis protein ResB: MDKVKCECGHLNPYGTYLCESCGKPLIEEEGPVANMRYEGVARRSQTYKTTVIDKVWNFFSSVKVGIWIIVLLLLASAIGTIFPQEMYIPPGERATLYYEQEYGTLGKLYYQLGFHNLYSSWWYMLLIAALGISLVIASLDRVVPLYRALKNQRVTRHPRFLKRQRLYSEFVSSDEDLDVKMEAIEKGLRNKKYKVRKENGNILAEKGRFSRWGPYVNHLGIIIFLIGAMLRYFPEMYIDEHIWVREGDEVVIKGTDGEYFLRNDEFLKEFYDLDDERFQEAIERTGRPVVKTYQTAATLLRRSDDGAVGIGTELEEVKQHNIRVNDPLTFDSFSLYQVDYKENELAEFTFTLEAVNEDSSDIDLSEIQFTVSLYEPDTVYEFDNGFRIELMEYFPNFTINDGVPDTINKIPDNPRLIFEVFSPDMNHEEETGEISLIGIQVNEALNGENDYRIRMIDFKMVDVTALTVRKDRTLPILFVGGTIFMIGLVQGAYWHHRRMWFQKENGYIILAGHANKNWQALKKDFETVLSETDIPLPVDQTEETNSGEREGEKSKDD, encoded by the coding sequence ATGGATAAGGTAAAGTGTGAATGTGGTCATTTAAACCCATATGGCACGTATTTGTGCGAATCTTGCGGGAAACCCTTAATCGAAGAAGAGGGACCTGTAGCCAATATGCGTTACGAAGGGGTTGCTAGAAGATCACAAACATACAAAACAACAGTTATTGATAAAGTATGGAATTTCTTTTCGTCCGTAAAGGTTGGTATTTGGATTATTGTCTTATTATTATTAGCGTCGGCAATTGGTACAATTTTCCCACAAGAAATGTACATCCCACCTGGGGAACGTGCAACGCTGTACTACGAGCAAGAATATGGCACGCTAGGTAAACTATATTACCAACTTGGATTTCATAACTTATACAGTTCTTGGTGGTACATGCTTTTAATTGCTGCTCTAGGTATTTCATTAGTAATAGCGAGCTTGGATCGTGTTGTGCCACTTTACCGTGCTTTAAAGAACCAGAGAGTAACAAGACACCCTAGATTCCTAAAAAGGCAACGGTTATACTCGGAGTTTGTTTCGAGTGATGAAGACTTAGACGTAAAAATGGAAGCTATTGAAAAAGGATTGCGAAACAAAAAGTATAAAGTACGTAAAGAGAATGGGAATATTTTAGCCGAAAAAGGAAGATTCTCACGGTGGGGGCCATATGTTAATCACCTTGGGATTATCATTTTCTTAATCGGGGCAATGCTAAGATACTTCCCAGAAATGTATATTGATGAGCACATTTGGGTTCGTGAAGGGGATGAGGTTGTAATTAAAGGTACTGATGGAGAGTACTTTTTGAGAAATGATGAGTTTTTAAAAGAATTCTACGATTTAGATGATGAACGATTCCAGGAAGCAATAGAAAGAACTGGAAGGCCCGTAGTTAAAACTTATCAAACAGCTGCTACTTTACTGAGACGAAGCGACGATGGTGCGGTAGGTATTGGTACCGAACTTGAAGAAGTTAAACAACACAATATAAGGGTGAATGACCCACTAACTTTTGATAGTTTTTCATTATATCAAGTAGATTATAAAGAAAATGAACTAGCAGAATTCACTTTTACATTAGAGGCTGTAAATGAAGATAGCTCTGATATAGATCTGTCAGAAATTCAGTTTACTGTAAGTTTATATGAACCTGATACAGTTTACGAGTTTGATAATGGTTTTCGAATCGAGTTAATGGAATATTTCCCTAACTTTACGATTAATGACGGGGTTCCAGATACAATTAATAAAATACCCGATAATCCAAGATTAATTTTTGAAGTCTTTTCTCCAGATATGAACCATGAGGAGGAAACTGGGGAAATTAGCTTGATTGGTATTCAAGTAAATGAGGCGTTAAATGGCGAAAATGATTATCGGATTAGAATGATTGATTTTAAGATGGTTGATGTTACCGCTCTAACCGTGCGTAAAGATCGAACCCTTCCAATATTATTTGTTGGTGGTACTATTTTTATGATAGGTTTAGTACAAGGTGCTTATTGGCATCATCGTAGAATGTGGTTCCAAAAAGAGAATGGTTATATTATTTTAGCTGGTCATGCAAACAAAAATTGGCAAGCTTTAAAAAAGGATTTTGAAACAGTTTTATCAGAAACAGATATTCCGTTACCAGTAGATCAAACTGAAGAAACGAATTCTGGGGAGCGAGAAGGAGAGAAAAGTAAAGATGATTGA
- the spoVAE gene encoding stage V sporulation protein AE has protein sequence MIFVYAFIVGGIICVIGQVLMDIFKLTPAHTMSTLVVAGAILDGVGLYEPLINLAGAGATVPITSFGNSLVHGAMAEAEQHGIIGIITGIFEVTSAGISAAIIFSFLAALVFKPKG, from the coding sequence ATGATTTTTGTTTATGCATTTATTGTAGGGGGCATAATATGTGTCATTGGACAAGTCTTAATGGATATTTTTAAATTAACACCTGCACACACGATGAGTACACTTGTTGTAGCCGGTGCAATACTAGATGGAGTTGGATTATATGAACCATTAATAAACTTGGCAGGTGCAGGAGCGACTGTCCCTATAACAAGTTTTGGCAATTCATTAGTTCATGGTGCAATGGCAGAAGCTGAACAGCATGGAATAATTGGTATTATAACAGGTATATTTGAAGTGACAAGTGCTGGTATATCAGCTGCGATAATATTTAGTTTCTTAGCAGCGTTAGTTTTCAAACCAAAAGGGTAG
- the ccsB gene encoding c-type cytochrome biogenesis protein CcsB, protein MIEWSSNFLYISFFMFLASTIFYSVSVTGRKFKDREGNEKNRSSFFGYIFAVLGTLAAVVYFILRWIAIEHAPVSNMFEYTTFLGISMALAFIVIYPMYKMKYLGVISMPIVMLIIAYASMFPSDVQPLIPALQSHWLTIHVITVSLGQGILAIGFAGGLLYLLRVVDFKVKSKKVKGVEFILFTLLCTVAYISLGMGFGAAGYEAQFNYIDERGNENVMVYNKPALVGPNKAELVTEDRMSPLLNTPAIIRSDDLNTVLWSIIGGLFLYIVLRLILRKPIGGAIQPLLKQVNPQTVDELSYRAIAIGFPVFTLGGLIFAMIWAQIAWTRFWGWDPKEVWALITFLFYAAYLHLRLSKGWHGEKSAWLCVIGFAIIMFNLIFVNLVIAGLHSYA, encoded by the coding sequence ATGATTGAATGGAGCAGTAACTTTTTGTACATTTCATTTTTTATGTTCTTAGCTTCAACAATCTTTTATTCCGTGTCGGTAACAGGCAGGAAGTTTAAAGATCGTGAAGGGAATGAGAAAAACCGATCTAGTTTTTTTGGGTATATTTTTGCAGTATTAGGAACACTTGCGGCGGTTGTATATTTTATACTTCGTTGGATAGCTATCGAGCATGCTCCAGTTAGTAATATGTTTGAATACACAACCTTCTTAGGTATTTCGATGGCCTTAGCTTTTATTGTCATATACCCAATGTATAAAATGAAATACTTAGGTGTTATCTCAATGCCAATTGTCATGTTAATTATCGCATATGCATCGATGTTTCCAAGTGATGTACAGCCACTTATACCTGCTTTACAATCACACTGGCTAACTATTCACGTTATTACTGTTTCACTTGGACAAGGGATTCTTGCGATTGGCTTTGCAGGAGGTCTGTTATATTTATTACGTGTTGTAGATTTTAAAGTGAAATCTAAAAAGGTAAAAGGCGTAGAGTTTATATTATTTACTTTGCTATGTACAGTTGCATACATCAGCCTAGGAATGGGTTTTGGTGCAGCTGGATATGAAGCGCAATTTAATTACATCGACGAACGTGGCAATGAAAATGTAATGGTCTACAATAAACCAGCATTAGTTGGTCCTAATAAAGCTGAATTAGTAACAGAGGATCGCATGAGCCCACTTCTAAATACTCCAGCCATCATAAGAAGTGATGACTTAAATACTGTATTATGGTCAATTATCGGTGGATTATTTTTATATATCGTTTTGAGGTTAATATTGAGAAAGCCGATAGGTGGTGCTATTCAGCCGCTATTAAAACAAGTGAATCCACAAACAGTTGATGAGCTGAGTTATCGGGCAATAGCTATTGGGTTTCCAGTATTCACACTAGGTGGGTTAATCTTTGCTATGATATGGGCACAAATTGCATGGACTAGGTTTTGGGGATGGGACCCTAAGGAAGTATGGGCTTTAATAACATTTTTGTTTTACGCAGCATACTTACACTTACGTTTATCAAAAGGCTGGCATGGTGAGAAAAGTGCATGGCTTTGTGTTATAGGCTTTGCTATTATTATGTTTAATCTCATCTTTGTGAACTTAGTTATTGCTGGGTTACATTCTTATGCTTAA
- a CDS encoding superoxide dismutase, translating into MNEPSSFMHMMLLHVLRRVNMLDVNDYIEKLKEWLNDFEEQLHQSDGLSENFVDEVKGLQNKLSREEDHGKLGKIQYEAEQLYDRYINSRAVESRNENDGESKRVAIGEHTLPRLNYQYHDLEPYIARRIMELHHKKHHQSYVDGLNKAEKELQRQRERNHFELVKHWERELAFHGAGHYLHTLFWKVMTPKGGGQPNGALLKQFVLDFGSFEAFKAHFSEAAKNVEGSGWAILVWSPRPGRLEVLTAEKHQNLTQWDVIPLLPLDVWEHAYYLQYENKREDYISNWWKVINWPYVQQRFNEVRNNVSIV; encoded by the coding sequence ATGAACGAACCTAGCTCATTCATGCATATGATGCTATTGCATGTATTGAGGAGGGTGAATATGTTGGATGTAAATGACTATATTGAAAAGTTAAAGGAATGGCTAAATGACTTTGAAGAGCAATTGCATCAATCAGATGGCTTAAGTGAGAATTTTGTGGATGAGGTGAAAGGTCTCCAAAATAAGTTAAGTCGTGAAGAAGACCATGGAAAGCTTGGTAAAATTCAATATGAAGCAGAACAACTTTATGACAGGTATATTAATAGCAGAGCCGTTGAATCGCGTAATGAAAACGATGGTGAGAGTAAGAGAGTAGCCATTGGAGAACATACTTTGCCAAGATTAAACTATCAATATCATGATTTGGAGCCATACATTGCCAGAAGAATTATGGAGCTACACCATAAAAAACATCACCAATCATATGTAGATGGATTGAATAAGGCAGAAAAAGAGTTGCAAAGGCAAAGGGAAAGGAATCATTTTGAACTCGTAAAACATTGGGAACGCGAACTAGCCTTTCACGGAGCAGGACACTATTTACACACTCTTTTTTGGAAAGTGATGACACCAAAGGGCGGTGGACAACCTAATGGTGCTTTGCTAAAGCAGTTTGTTCTTGATTTTGGTAGCTTTGAAGCATTCAAAGCTCACTTCTCAGAAGCAGCAAAAAATGTTGAAGGAAGTGGATGGGCAATTTTGGTCTGGTCACCACGGCCAGGTCGGCTAGAAGTTTTAACAGCTGAAAAGCATCAAAATTTAACGCAATGGGACGTTATTCCTTTGTTACCTTTAGATGTATGGGAGCACGCATATTATTTACAATATGAAAATAAGAGAGAAGACTATATTAGTAATTGGTGGAAAGTGATAAATTGGCCTTATGTGCAACAAAGGTTTAATGAGGTGAGAAACAACGTATCGATTGTCTAA
- a CDS encoding YhcN/YlaJ family sporulation lipoprotein, translated as MLKASKLFPILIVLLFVVACATNDETQHIRSLEAKPSVSQEKAKQTEMILKRMNEVEEVQAVSLKDDVYVAVNVTGFDRLFLEKIRKEAYKRANDLNSDGEVYVSTDRKIFMQLTNLYEEIYDGKKSEEQLKKDLAKIKEDM; from the coding sequence ATGTTAAAAGCAAGTAAGTTGTTCCCTATTTTAATTGTGCTCTTGTTTGTAGTTGCTTGTGCTACAAATGATGAGACGCAACATATCCGTTCCTTGGAAGCGAAGCCATCTGTATCTCAAGAAAAAGCAAAACAAACTGAAATGATATTGAAACGAATGAATGAAGTGGAAGAAGTACAAGCAGTTTCCTTAAAAGATGATGTATATGTAGCTGTAAATGTAACGGGATTTGATCGCCTTTTTCTTGAAAAAATTAGAAAAGAAGCATATAAAAGAGCAAATGATTTAAATTCAGATGGAGAGGTTTATGTTTCTACTGATCGTAAAATATTTATGCAATTGACAAACCTATATGAAGAAATATATGACGGGAAAAAGTCAGAGGAGCAATTGAAAAAAGACTTAGCAAAGATAAAAGAGGATATGTAG
- a CDS encoding response regulator transcription factor, with protein sequence MSQDAKILVVDDEERIRRLLKMYLEREDYDVDDAENGEKALKMALENEYDLIVLDLMMPGIDGIEVCEEIRKHKATPIIMLTAKGEEANRVQGFEAGTDDYIVKPFSPREVVLRVKALLRRSSSTKFLQTETTTKDVLVFPHLTIDNDAHRITADGKHINLTPKEYELLHYLAQSPDKVFAREQLLKDVWNYEFFGDLRTVDTHIKRLREKLNKVSPEAANMISTVWGVGYKFEAVKE encoded by the coding sequence ATGTCACAAGATGCTAAAATTCTTGTAGTTGATGATGAAGAAAGAATTCGCCGACTTCTCAAAATGTATTTAGAAAGAGAAGATTATGATGTAGATGATGCTGAAAACGGTGAAAAAGCTTTGAAAATGGCACTAGAAAATGAGTATGACTTAATTGTATTAGACTTAATGATGCCTGGTATAGATGGAATTGAAGTTTGTGAAGAGATTAGAAAGCATAAGGCTACACCAATCATTATGTTAACTGCTAAAGGGGAGGAAGCCAATCGTGTACAAGGCTTTGAAGCAGGTACAGATGATTATATTGTAAAACCATTTAGTCCAAGAGAAGTAGTTTTACGAGTGAAAGCATTATTACGACGGTCCTCTTCAACTAAGTTTTTACAGACTGAAACAACGACTAAAGATGTGCTAGTGTTTCCACATTTAACGATCGACAATGATGCACATAGAATTACGGCGGATGGCAAGCATATTAATTTAACGCCAAAAGAGTATGAATTGCTACATTACTTAGCACAATCTCCTGATAAAGTTTTTGCGAGGGAGCAGCTATTAAAAGATGTTTGGAACTATGAATTTTTTGGAGATTTACGTACTGTCGATACGCATATAAAAAGACTAAGAGAAAAACTTAACAAAGTTTCACCAGAAGCAGCAAATATGATTTCAACCGTATGGGGAGTCGGTTATAAATTTGAGGCTGTGAAAGAGTAA
- a CDS encoding nucleoside recognition domain-containing protein, with protein MVNYIWVSLFIIGLVFAAINGTMDQVNEAIFQGAKEAVTICIGLISVLTFWLGLMKIAEKSGLLSGLSKLMRPIATRLFPDIPKDHPAMGYILSNMSANMFGLGNAATPMGIKAMEELKSLNGGKEEASRSMITLLAINTASITLIPTTVISIRIQYGSVSPTEIVGTTILATAISTIGAILVDRFFYYRRMRKRA; from the coding sequence GTGGTTAATTATATTTGGGTATCCTTATTTATTATCGGCCTCGTTTTCGCAGCGATAAATGGAACGATGGATCAAGTAAATGAAGCGATATTTCAAGGTGCAAAGGAAGCTGTAACGATATGTATTGGGCTAATAAGTGTTTTAACTTTTTGGCTGGGGCTCATGAAAATAGCAGAAAAGTCCGGACTTTTATCCGGACTTAGTAAGCTTATGCGTCCAATTGCTACACGTCTTTTCCCTGATATACCGAAAGATCATCCTGCGATGGGATACATCTTATCAAATATGAGTGCCAATATGTTTGGGTTAGGAAATGCGGCAACACCTATGGGGATAAAAGCGATGGAAGAACTAAAAAGCTTGAATGGTGGCAAAGAAGAAGCTAGTAGGTCAATGATAACACTATTAGCAATTAATACAGCAAGTATTACTCTCATACCAACAACAGTCATTTCAATTCGTATTCAATACGGATCAGTATCTCCTACTGAAATTGTTGGGACAACCATACTTGCAACAGCAATATCAACTATTGGAGCTATACTAGTTGATAGATTTTTCTATTATAGGAGAATGAGAAAAAGGGCGTGA
- a CDS encoding pseudouridine synthase, with amino-acid sequence MERLQKVIAQAGVTSRRKAEQLILEGKVIVNGNKVTELGTKVDLQHDEVIVEGVPLEKEEPIYFLLYKPTGVISSVDDEKGRKVVTDFIPTDKRIFPIGRLDYDTSGLILLTNDGDFANLLMHPKHEIYKTYIAKVEGVPLREDIKKLEKGIHLEDGRTAPAKVKVSRSDKKKGTSIIEISIHEGRNRQVRRMFEAIGHPVMKLKRENYGFLNLKGLNAGDFRELKPHEVKRLRELAVT; translated from the coding sequence TTGGAAAGATTACAAAAGGTCATTGCACAAGCTGGAGTTACTTCCAGAAGAAAAGCAGAACAGCTAATTTTAGAAGGCAAAGTGATAGTTAATGGAAATAAAGTGACGGAGTTAGGTACAAAAGTCGATCTTCAGCACGATGAAGTGATTGTAGAAGGCGTACCACTTGAAAAAGAGGAACCTATCTACTTTTTATTATATAAACCGACAGGCGTCATTTCGAGTGTCGATGATGAAAAGGGGAGGAAAGTAGTTACAGACTTTATACCGACAGATAAACGTATATTTCCAATAGGTCGATTAGATTACGACACATCAGGATTAATTCTTTTAACGAATGATGGAGATTTTGCTAATTTGCTAATGCATCCGAAGCATGAAATCTACAAAACATATATTGCAAAGGTAGAAGGTGTCCCTTTAAGGGAAGATATCAAGAAACTAGAAAAAGGTATACATTTAGAAGATGGAAGAACTGCTCCTGCTAAAGTGAAGGTTTCGAGATCTGATAAAAAAAAGGGGACATCTATCATAGAGATTTCTATCCACGAAGGAAGAAACAGGCAAGTAAGGCGTATGTTCGAAGCTATTGGACACCCAGTGATGAAGTTGAAAAGAGAGAATTATGGCTTTTTGAACTTAAAGGGACTAAATGCCGGAGATTTTCGTGAACTAAAACCACATGAAGTAAAGCGGTTAAGAGAACTAGCTGTCACATAA
- a CDS encoding YpuI family protein: MGNDLVQQQLTFTMEKLEKTAEEIRGYLNSTTIDSLVQEGEGGSASDYIDILDQIRRILVFFDEGRESGYLLLRSEKFRKGAAEKTLYWIFHQCIEEFFQPKLDVWYEDSRAAYTGKNAIRFRVAVPQQLKDLVQKIEGPLQEVREELEYYETDFRTKMRQREGE; the protein is encoded by the coding sequence ATGGGTAATGATTTAGTACAACAACAACTTACATTTACTATGGAAAAATTAGAAAAAACAGCTGAGGAAATTAGAGGGTATTTAAATTCAACGACAATAGATAGTCTCGTTCAAGAAGGAGAAGGGGGCTCTGCGTCTGATTATATTGATATTTTGGATCAAATAAGACGTATTTTAGTTTTTTTTGATGAAGGGCGCGAATCAGGCTATTTGTTATTAAGAAGTGAAAAATTCCGTAAAGGTGCAGCAGAAAAAACGTTGTATTGGATTTTTCATCAATGTATTGAGGAGTTCTTCCAACCTAAACTAGACGTATGGTATGAAGATAGTAGAGCTGCTTATACTGGGAAAAATGCTATTCGTTTTAGAGTGGCTGTTCCACAACAACTAAAGGATTTAGTGCAAAAAATTGAAGGGCCTTTACAAGAGGTAAGGGAAGAATTGGAATATTACGAAACAGACTTTCGAACAAAGATGCGTCAGCGTGAAGGAGAATAA
- the resA gene encoding thiol-disulfide oxidoreductase ResA, giving the protein MKQRRLIIRSLILLVMIVAIIYTMYNHLSDERGLVDSGDIAPNFRVVDLDENILELDELRGKGVYVNFWATYCRFCREKMQYLRDHYDEYKEKGVEIVSINVDESSVQVENHQNRFNLHYPLYIDRSMLISDAYGVISLPATFLIDENGIVVERHIGGKSEEQVIASLDKIIPTGEN; this is encoded by the coding sequence ATGAAGCAAAGAAGGTTAATCATCCGATCATTAATTTTACTTGTGATGATAGTGGCGATTATCTACACAATGTATAATCACCTATCAGACGAACGAGGATTAGTTGACTCAGGCGATATTGCACCAAATTTTAGAGTTGTAGACCTTGACGAGAATATACTTGAACTTGACGAGCTTAGAGGAAAGGGCGTTTACGTAAATTTTTGGGCTACATATTGTAGATTTTGTCGGGAAAAGATGCAGTACTTAAGGGATCATTACGATGAATATAAAGAAAAAGGTGTGGAGATTGTATCCATCAATGTAGACGAGTCATCAGTTCAAGTAGAAAATCATCAAAATCGCTTCAATTTACACTATCCATTATATATTGATAGAAGTATGTTGATTAGTGATGCTTATGGTGTAATAAGCTTACCGGCTACCTTTTTAATCGATGAAAATGGGATAGTAGTTGAAAGGCATATCGGTGGAAAATCTGAAGAACAGGTAATCGCCTCTTTAGACAAAATTATTCCTACAGGTGAAAATTAA
- a CDS encoding spore maturation protein, translating into MEWITTISMWIIPLIIALVLISGTVKRVPTYETFVEGAKEGVKMSFSIIPYLVGMLVAITVFRESGAMEFFIAQFRPLLEAVGIPADIVPLAMIRPLSGTGALGMTSDLIATHGPDSFIGRLASTMQGSTDTTFYVLTVYFGAVGIKKMGDALKVGLFADVIGIIASIVIVSIIFL; encoded by the coding sequence ATGGAATGGATAACAACAATTTCGATGTGGATTATCCCACTAATCATAGCATTAGTATTAATATCTGGAACTGTAAAAAGAGTACCAACCTATGAAACTTTCGTTGAAGGAGCAAAAGAGGGTGTGAAAATGTCCTTTTCAATTATTCCTTATTTAGTAGGAATGCTGGTTGCAATCACAGTATTTAGGGAATCTGGTGCTATGGAGTTCTTCATTGCACAATTTAGGCCACTACTTGAAGCTGTTGGTATACCAGCCGATATCGTTCCATTAGCCATGATAAGGCCGTTATCAGGTACTGGGGCTTTAGGGATGACAAGTGATCTTATTGCAACACACGGACCAGATTCGTTTATTGGTCGGCTAGCTTCAACAATGCAAGGGAGTACTGATACTACATTCTATGTATTGACAGTGTACTTCGGAGCAGTAGGAATAAAAAAAATGGGAGATGCTCTGAAAGTCGGTCTATTTGCTGATGTAATTGGAATTATAGCATCGATCGTCATTGTTTCAATAATATTTCTTTAA
- a CDS encoding DUF421 domain-containing protein: MNTNFTFLTIELVVGFFALLFLTKFLGKTQMHQLTPFDFISAIFLSELVGNAIYDKDIGINYVLYAVCIWGALITLIEFTTQKWKKTRSFLEGKPSIIIRNGVIDRDQLKKNRLDLNQLQHLLRDKNVFSLRDIEYAILEANGSINVLKKGQLHTATKEDIGKANKVSLPLFVISDGEWIEDNIFETTFTKNQFVEVFRRHGIAVKHVLYGEWLEGESLYLQLNHAPYIKQIEMNNF; this comes from the coding sequence GTGAACACAAATTTCACTTTTTTAACAATTGAATTAGTTGTAGGATTTTTCGCATTATTATTTTTAACGAAGTTTTTAGGAAAGACTCAAATGCATCAGTTAACACCATTCGACTTTATATCTGCGATATTTTTAAGTGAGTTAGTAGGAAATGCGATATATGATAAGGACATCGGCATAAATTATGTTTTATATGCTGTATGTATTTGGGGAGCGCTCATTACACTTATAGAATTTACTACTCAAAAATGGAAAAAAACTCGATCCTTTCTGGAGGGAAAACCATCAATAATAATTCGTAACGGTGTCATTGACCGTGACCAGCTAAAGAAAAACAGGTTAGATTTAAATCAATTACAGCACTTATTAAGAGATAAAAACGTATTCTCCTTAAGAGATATCGAATATGCTATTTTAGAGGCAAATGGAAGCATCAATGTATTGAAGAAAGGCCAATTACATACAGCTACAAAAGAAGACATAGGTAAAGCAAACAAAGTAAGCCTACCTTTGTTTGTAATTAGTGATGGAGAATGGATTGAAGATAATATCTTTGAAACTACATTTACAAAAAATCAATTTGTTGAAGTGTTTAGAAGGCACGGTATCGCAGTAAAACATGTGTTATATGGGGAATGGCTTGAAGGGGAATCACTCTATTTACAGCTGAATCATGCACCATATATTAAACAAATTGAAATGAATAACTTTTAA
- a CDS encoding D-alanyl-D-alanine carboxypeptidase family protein, protein MFKKIIAFILISTLFTDITASAATYPGNVSARGAILMEQESGRVLYEKEAHTQMRIASITKIMTAILAIESGELDEWVTVSSNAEGTEGSSIYLVAEEEIQLRDLVYGLMLRSGNDSAVAIAEHVGGSLEGFVYMMNEKAQELGMTRTVFSNPHGLDDHEEHYSTAYDMALLTRYAMDNEEYKEIAGTKSYRSKNKDDHYRVFNNKNRLLTQLYRNSTGGKTGYTKRAKRTLVSTAEKEDVELIAVTINAPDDWNDHISMFEWAFSTFNLTTIVSDGLLTNINDEYYRNKVNAEYSFEYPVAENEEIEKKITLLTPEEKWAEKGHPYPIGKLEIMMNNDVIGVVPLSYIEEIVKEEKSFFKKWFDQLFAALGVKASG, encoded by the coding sequence ATGTTTAAAAAAATAATAGCTTTCATATTAATAAGCACATTGTTTACTGATATAACAGCATCAGCAGCTACATATCCCGGAAATGTTTCCGCAAGGGGAGCAATTTTAATGGAGCAAGAAAGTGGACGAGTGTTATATGAGAAAGAAGCACATACACAGATGAGAATAGCTAGTATTACGAAAATAATGACAGCTATTTTAGCTATAGAATCTGGTGAACTTGATGAGTGGGTAACAGTTTCATCAAATGCTGAAGGAACAGAAGGCTCTTCGATCTATTTAGTTGCTGAAGAGGAAATCCAACTAAGGGATTTAGTATATGGCCTCATGCTGCGTTCAGGTAATGACTCTGCAGTTGCGATAGCGGAACATGTTGGTGGAAGTCTTGAGGGCTTCGTCTATATGATGAATGAAAAAGCACAGGAATTAGGAATGACTAGAACAGTATTTAGTAATCCACATGGTTTAGATGATCATGAAGAGCATTATTCGACAGCGTATGATATGGCTCTGTTAACTAGATACGCTATGGACAATGAAGAATATAAAGAAATTGCAGGTACAAAATCATACAGATCAAAAAATAAAGATGATCATTACAGAGTTTTTAATAATAAGAATAGATTGTTAACACAGTTATACAGAAATTCAACAGGCGGTAAAACTGGTTATACAAAAAGGGCAAAAAGGACGTTAGTGTCTACTGCAGAAAAAGAAGATGTTGAGCTAATAGCAGTAACAATCAACGCCCCAGATGATTGGAATGATCATATAAGTATGTTTGAATGGGCATTCTCAACATTTAACTTAACAACGATTGTTTCAGACGGTCTATTAACAAACATTAATGATGAGTACTACAGAAATAAAGTTAATGCAGAGTATTCATTTGAATATCCTGTTGCAGAAAATGAAGAAATCGAGAAAAAGATTACTCTATTAACTCCTGAAGAAAAATGGGCAGAAAAGGGACATCCATACCCAATAGGAAAGCTTGAAATAATGATGAATAACGATGTTATAGGTGTCGTTCCTTTAAGTTATATTGAGGAGATTGTTAAGGAAGAAAAGTCATTTTTTAAGAAATGGTTTGACCAACTTTTTGCTGCATTAGGAGTGAAGGCGAGTGGTTAA